The genomic interval TTAAGCAAACCAAAAATTGCAGCGACAACAATGGCGCTGCCAAAGTTACGCACCTGAAAGCCTGGAAGAATACGTGAAGTTATCCACACTGAAACTGAAAGCAAGAGCCAAGAGATAAGTATACTCATGTCAACAACCTTATCACTTTTAAATAGTTTGAGATAAAATCCACAATAAATACAATTCTGTCAGAAAATACCTACTTATTCTACTATTGTCTATTTATATATAAAAAGATTAAACACCTTTAGGTTTTGTGTTTATCATTCCAACTATCAGTAGCTCGCTTAAAAAATTCAAAGATCTCACGACCAGTATTTGCAACGCTATTTGAAATATCTTTAACGGTAGATATAAAAGGGTCTTTTGAAGATTTAAATGCATCTTTATAAGAAGATGCTGCGGCTTTAATATTTTTTATAAAATCATCATCCTGGTTTTCATCACGGTGCAAATAATCACCGCTAAGTATTTTTTGATAATCACCAGAGTCTACCCAATCACGCAATTCAGATACACGCAAAACCGGCAATGGGTGTGTTTGTCCTAATAACAGGGCTATTTTAAGCACTCCATCAATAACATTGCCGCCTTCACGATATTCTTCTGCTTGCTTAAAAAATTCTTCAATACTCATCTCATCTTTGGGACGTCCACCTGCTAGTTTCATAGCTACACGGTAACTAACATCAGCATCCTGCGAAACAAGCAAACCAGCACGGTCAGCAGTTAGTTCTGCTTTACGACTCCATTCTAACAAAGCCATTCTAATAACTGTAATTGCAAGTAATCCGCCTGGTATACCAATAAAGGCATACCACGCGCTTACCAACAATAGTAAAATAGTTGTATAAAGGCTATGACCACATAAAACATGACCTAATTCGTGACCTATTACGCACTGAAGTTCGTCGTCATCGAGTGCGTCGACTAATGGTGAGGTAAGCATGATGAACGGCTTGCCCATACCAATTGCAGCAGCATTAACTGCCATCTTTTGTGCAACAAACAATTCTGGGGGATCTTTAACATCAAGAATACGGCAAGCCTCAAGATAGTTTTTATGTAAACGCGGTAATTGCTTCTCATTTACGCGTACAGATGATGCTAAAAAAAACAAGCGTAGGCGTTTTTCGCCGACAATTGAAAATAATGTTTTTACTACCCAATCGATACCAGGCACCTTCTGCAAACTAAGTAATGCCGTACGGTCTAATGGGTGTTCAAATACATGTGGACTTATATTTGGAAAATCTTTTTTCATAATGAACTCCTTTTTTTTAAAAAAGCAGCTTATCTTTAAACACTATTATATGAACTATCTATTAAATTATGAGCGCTTACGTAGCAGTAACATCGAATATCTTAACTGGACGACTGCGCCCTTTTACTTGTGTTGGAGCTAACGATTGAGCACCTTGAGGTGAACGAGCACGTCGAAAAGTTTCATCATCACAAAGCACATTACCAGCAGTAGCAAGACCAGCTAAACGACTGGCGACATTTACCGCATCTCCTATTACTGTATATTCCATGCGACGTCTGGCACCTATTGCTCCTGAAACACAACGACCACTGGCAAGCCCAATACCAATGGCAATAGGCTCTTGACCACGATCACTACGTACAGCGTTGTAGGATTCAACTACTTCTTGCATCTCGCATGCAGCTTTTAACGCACGTGCCGCATCATCTCGCGTAGATACTGGTGTCCCCCATACAGCCATTAATGCATCACCGATAAATTTATCGAGAATACCACTATACCTAAAAACCACTTCAACCATTTGCTCAAAATATTCATTAAGCAGATTGACAACATCGCTAGCTTTGCTGCGCTCAGTTAAACTAGTGAAACCACGAATGTCCGCAAACATTACGGTAACCTCGGCCTCACTGCCACCCCGCTTTAACTCTATTTTGCGCGACATAACTTGTTCGACGACCATAGGAGATAAAAAGCGGCCAAGAAATTCGCGAAAACTTGCTTCTTCTTTTAACTGATGTGTTAAATAAGCATTTGATAGAGCTAAACCAGCACCAACACCTATACCACTTATCAACTCTAGATCTGTCGCACCAAACGCCCCAATTTCTTTAGAATTACCGACATGTAGTAAACCATATACATTATTTGCACTTGTTAAAGGTACACACATTAATGAACGTACCCCCGACATAACCACCGATTGTGCCGAACCCCAGCGAGAATCCGTCAATGCATCTGAGGCAAGCACCGCTGTGCGACGACGCATCACCTCTTCAACTATGGTGCGGCTGATAATAATACGTTCATTTGCAACACCATAATTACGATGAGCCCATGGTACTAACTGATGATTATCATCAAACAATAAAAGCGCACCGGTTTCAGCTTTTAGTAAACTAAAAGTCACCTCCAGGATTTTTTCGCACAAAGCACGTAAATCCGTAGTTTCTAATAAAGAACGCACCGCTGCAAACGCAGCACGCACGTGATTATGCGCTTGACGCAAAGCTTCGATATCTTCAATAGCTTGAGCTGAAGCTAAAACATCACCTTGAGATGTCGCGATTACTTTTGTTTTATCAATGGGACTTTCAGGTAAAATTGCAACTGCTGCAATAGATTTTTCAAGACTACCTTCAGGCACAAAGCTGTATTGATTGGCGCCCATTATTATGACATCGCCCTCAACCAAACGATGACGTTGGATCCGTTTGCCATTTACAAAGGTACCATTTGAACTGCTCAGATCACAAAGGACAAAGCCATCACTATCGGCAACTATTTCTGCATGAAATTTTGATAACTCACGATCATTAATTGTAATGATATTACCAGGTGCTCGGCCTATAGTAACTCGATGACCTAAAGTGATAACTGGTATTGAATTACCATTATCAGAGTTTATTGGTATCAATCGAGCTTGTGTAGAATTCACCTAAAAACCCTAACAGTTTTTTTAAAAAAAATAAAACTAGTGTTTAAGTATAATATTAACGCTTTCTCGGCAAGCTTGTGTATGCAAAATGAATTGTTGGATAAGGTGACGTTACGCAACATAGTGTCGATTGCTGATCGTAAATAGTACCTTTATGCTAGCTTTGCTTATATAGTTTGACCTTCTAATGAATACTGACTCTCATCCGCAAACTCGCCGTCTCGGTTTGTTCGATACAACTAGCGTTGGCGTTGGCGCTATTGTCGGCGGCGGCATTTTAGCCCTAGCGCCGTGTTAGCATTTGGCCTCAATGGCATCATTTTAATTCTACCGACAAAAACGCCAAAAGTGAAAATTGCTCGTCATAAAGAATGGTGGCAGCAACTCGCCCGTGAAGAATCTAGAGGTGATGCTCATGTACATGTTGTTCGAAGCGATAATGTTGCCGCAGAGATTATAGCTGAGGCGGTCTCTGCTGATCTCATATTGCTTGGTCTCAATCAAGTCCCTAATCGCCGCCGTGTCTTTGGTGATGTAGTAACCCAAGTCATCGCTCATACTAAAGCTGCGGTAATGATTATCGGTCAACGTGATTGATATTGCCTAACATCTGTTGGCGAAATGCCTGTTTATCTACACATCGTAACCGCTCGGCAAACAAAATAGCTTCAAGATCTCTCACCGCATCTTCAAGATGATCATTGATGATCCAATAATTATAAAATGATGCTTGCTCGATTTCTTGCTTGGCTACAGCTAATCGTCGCTGAATAACCGCCTCATCATCAGTGCCACGATTATGAAGACGTTGAGATAAAGTAAGAAGATTGGGCGGTAAAATAAATACCAAAACCACATCAGCTAGGCATGAATGTAACTGCTTGCCACCTTGCACATCAATATCAAAAAGCACATCAATACCAATATTCAGTCGCGATTCTGCTTGGCTGCGACTAGTGCCATAGTAATTATCGTGCACTTTAGCCCATTCAAGAAACATTGAAGCTTTGACCATTTGTGTAAATTCATCATTGCTGATGAAATGATACTCATTGCCATTTCGTTCGCTACCACGTGGTTTTCTGGTGGTGTGTGATATTGAGAATTCAATGCCTTGGGTACGTTCAAGCAGTTTTTGACAAATTGTAGTTTTACCGCAACCGCTAGGCGCTGAAACCACTAATGGTACTCCTCTGCGAGGCATTTTCATTGATTGCAAACGTGTGACAGTTTCAGTAGTTGAGTGGTCTTTTGGATCACCAACAATTTCTACACGTCCACCATAAGATTGAACGATTAATGCTTCTGGGACACTAGTCGCAGTATAATCAGTACCTTTCGCTTGAATATCAGGTCGTAAATGTTCGATAACATTGGCAACAGTTGGCTCATCAAACATTACAACAAAATCCACCATAGCAAGAGCGGCAACTATTTCAACTCGTTCACTTTGAGGCACAATGGGCCGGTTAGGGCCTTTTGTCTTTTTTACTGAGATATCACTATTAACTGCGACTACTAAATAATCACCAATAGCTTTAGCTGCCTGCAAATAGCGGAGATGACCAATATGCAATAAATCAAAAGCGCCATTAGCAAGTACAATTTTACAACCACGTGAACGTGCTATTGCAACTTTCTGTGCAGCTGCAGCTAAATCGCCTATACATCCCATGGTGTTAGCTCAACTTTGGCATGTTCAGCTGATGCAATAATTTCTGCTTCGCTAGCAGTTGCAGCGCCAACTTTAGTTACCACAACACCGGCTGCAATATTGGCTAAGATCATACTATTGCGTGTACCTAAACCAGCAGCAAGCCCCCCCGCAAAACCAGCTATCACGGTATCACCAGCACCAGTAACATCGGTGACTTCTTCATCGCCAACAATTTCTACATGCTGCGGTTGCTTGTGCGCGCTAAATAGGGTCATACCCCCTCTGCCTTGAGTTAACAAACATGCTTTTATCTGCAACTTTTCTATTATTTGCCGACCAGCACGATCTACCGCATGGCTATCATTAATTGCAAAACCTACTAACTGCTCGGCTTCAGGAATATTTGGCGTAACTGCGGTTACACCAGCAAAAGCTGGCAATTGATAACGCGAATCTACGCATACCGGAATACCTTTTTGCACCAATGCGCGAGCTGTTTCTATTAGTGAGTTAGAAGCAATGCCATAACCATAATCACTAATCACTACTACATCAGCTTTGCTGCCGCGAGCCAGTGCCTTTGCGGCAATAGATTCTAATAGAGTTGCAGGCAATTCTTCGCGCGGTTCATCGTCAATGCGTAATACTTGCTGTCGTGAGGTGCCAAATGCACCAGCTAAAATTCTTGTCTTCACTGGCATGATATAATCGCCAGCTTGTATGGCTGTGACATCAGCGCCAGCACTTGCAAGCATTTTCTTAAGCCGTACGCCGTTTTCATCATTGGCAACAACACCTACAACTTGGGTATTTAAACCAAAAGCTGCTAAATTTGCTGCTGTATTTGCCGCACCGCCAAGTCGATATTCAACTCGCTCTTTGCGTACTACAACCACCGGTGCTTCACGTGATACTCGTAAAGCTTCACCATAGACATAATTATCTAGTACGAGATCACCAACTAATACAGCTTTGCGACCGCGAATGGCTTTCAACGCTGGGTGAATTAATGTGTTTTGAGAAATCATTTGCCGTGACCATTACTGCTTGGACCGTCATCGACAACTGCATGTAGATGTTGATTGCTGTAGTGATCGATTTCTTGTAATAAAGAACGCGATTTTTTTGCTACTTGATGTTTAAGTTCGCGAGCTTCGTCTAAAGCTTTAAAATAATCATCAGCGATATTTAATGCCGCAAGCACTGCAAGCTTGGCACCAGGCAAAGGACCAGATAATGATAATTCGTCAATTTTACGTTGTAAGTAATTTACTAAACGTTCGACATGCTTTGTATCACCCCCAGTTTTAAGCACAAAACGCTGCCCTAGTATTTGTACTTCAACACTAGATTTTGTCGTATATTCAGCCCGGGTGCTCATAATTTTCCTATCAGCTACTTTGTGTATAGGTTCAATTGCACTTTGGTCAAGAGAACATAGCTGTAACAAAAGCACCTGCAGCAAAAGGTTGCAAATCTTCTGCTTTTTCACCAACCCCAATATAACAAACCGGCAGACTCAATGCGTCAGCGATAGCTACCACAACTCC from Deltaproteobacteria bacterium carries:
- a CDS encoding FHA domain-containing protein codes for the protein MNSTQARLIPINSDNGNSIPVITLGHRVTIGRAPGNIITINDRELSKFHAEIVADSDGFVLCDLSSSNGTFVNGKRIQRHRLVEGDVIIMGANQYSFVPEGSLEKSIAAVAILPESPIDKTKVIATSQGDVLASAQAIEDIEALRQAHNHVRAAFAAVRSLLETTDLRALCEKILEVTFSLLKAETGALLLFDDNHQLVPWAHRNYGVANERIIISRTIVEEVMRRRTAVLASDALTDSRWGSAQSVVMSGVRSLMCVPLTSANNVYGLLHVGNSKEIGAFGATDLELISGIGVGAGLALSNAYLTHQLKEEASFREFLGRFLSPMVVEQVMSRKIELKRGGSEAEVTVMFADIRGFTSLTERSKASDVVNLLNEYFEQMVEVVFRYSGILDKFIGDALMAVWGTPVSTRDDAARALKAACEMQEVVESYNAVRSDRGQEPIAIGIGLASGRCVSGAIGARRRMEYTVIGDAVNVASRLAGLATAGNVLCDDETFRRARSPQGAQSLAPTQVKGRSRPVKIFDVTAT
- a CDS encoding M48 family metallopeptidase; translated protein: MKKDFPNISPHVFEHPLDRTALLSLQKVPGIDWVVKTLFSIVGEKRLRLFFLASSVRVNEKQLPRLHKNYLEACRILDVKDPPELFVAQKMAVNAAAIGMGKPFIMLTSPLVDALDDDELQCVIGHELGHVLCGHSLYTTILLLLVSAWYAFIGIPGGLLAITVIRMALLEWSRKAELTADRAGLLVSQDADVSYRVAMKLAGGRPKDEMSIEEFFKQAEEYREGGNVIDGVLKIALLLGQTHPLPVLRVSELRDWVDSGDYQKILSGDYLHRDENQDDDFIKNIKAAASSYKDAFKSSKDPFISTVKDISNSVANTGREIFEFFKRATDSWNDKHKT
- a CDS encoding cell division protein ZapA codes for the protein MSTRAEYTTKSSVEVQILGQRFVLKTGGDTKHVERLVNYLQRKIDELSLSGPLPGAKLAVLAALNIADDYFKALDEARELKHQVAKKSRSLLQEIDHYSNQHLHAVVDDGPSSNGHGK
- a CDS encoding universal stress protein — its product is MLAFGLNGIILILPTKTPKVKIARHKEWWQQLAREESRGDAHVHVVRSDNVAAEIIAEAVSADLILLGLNQVPNRRRVFGDVVTQVIAHTKAAVMIIGQRD
- a CDS encoding bifunctional hydroxymethylpyrimidine kinase/phosphomethylpyrimidine kinase, translated to MISQNTLIHPALKAIRGRKAVLVGDLVLDNYVYGEALRVSREAPVVVVRKERVEYRLGGAANTAANLAAFGLNTQVVGVVANDENGVRLKKMLASAGADVTAIQAGDYIMPVKTRILAGAFGTSRQQVLRIDDEPREELPATLLESIAAKALARGSKADVVVISDYGYGIASNSLIETARALVQKGIPVCVDSRYQLPAFAGVTAVTPNIPEAEQLVGFAINDSHAVDRAGRQIIEKLQIKACLLTQGRGGMTLFSAHKQPQHVEIVGDEEVTDVTGAGDTVIAGFAGGLAAGLGTRNSMILANIAAGVVVTKVGAATASEAEIIASAEHAKVELTPWDV
- the gmk gene encoding guanylate kinase, whose product is MPRRGVPLVVSAPSGCGKTTICQKLLERTQGIEFSISHTTRKPRGSERNGNEYHFISNDEFTQMVKASMFLEWAKVHDNYYGTSRSQAESRLNIGIDVLFDIDVQGGKQLHSCLADVVLVFILPPNLLTLSQRLHNRGTDDEAVIQRRLAVAKQEIEQASFYNYWIINDHLEDAVRDLEAILFAERLRCVDKQAFRQQMLGNINHVDR